A window of Meleagris gallopavo isolate NT-WF06-2002-E0010 breed Aviagen turkey brand Nicholas breeding stock chromosome 11, Turkey_5.1, whole genome shotgun sequence genomic DNA:
ACTTAATTACCCCATATTTAGAGCAGATGACACTGCAGTATGTGTATCACCAATATGTCAGCATGGTTTGCTTTTCATAGGAGTTTATGTTCCCAGCAGGCACTGAATGCTTTTTCTGCCTGATAAATGTCAAGTACTTAAAGCAATCTTGCCTGTTCCTCTCAGGAGATTGCCAAATAATCTCCTTTCATTGGCTGTGGGCTCTTGCCAGGGCTTCAGCATTTGTGCACATTTATTCCTGCCAAATGTTGGTAACACAGGAGCTGTACAAATACTCCCTGCTCCTTTTGCTAGTTTTGCACAGCTCTGTTCAGTTTCAGGattcctattttttcctctatttcgGAGTAGAGCAGGAATTTGTGTGCAGGTGTTCCATAACCGTGGGTGCTGTGAATTCAGTCCTTTCTATTGAGCAGCATTTCAGACTAAAAATCTTTGTTCAATAAATATGGTGTCTTGCATCACAGCGTTCTCAAAGCTAATTCTATTCATCTCCTGAATGCCCcgctgcagctgaaggaagtTCCCAATAGGTGTTGTGCAGCTCCTTTTTTCCCAATCataataaaagatttctttgCTGCTCTATATCCTCTAGGAAGTCTTACTGCACCAAATGTAAATACTGAGTAGCAGATTGGAGGTAACTCTGTAAGGTTTAACAAGTATTTAAAGtatttagttttaaattttagttttaaattttaGTTTTAATAGTGCAGTTTATCATGGAGAGAAAAGGATCTTCATAACATAtcatctcccagaaatagaTGCTATAATAAAGGAAACTGGCAGAGAAAGAATGCTCTGaatagaaagaggaaagcaaatctTTCACCTTGTCATGTTTTATGCTGTGGATCATATGGCAGGGCCAGATCATTTGACCTTTTTGTTGATAATGTCACCAAGATATTTTAGGCTAATGCTACATATTGTGCAATGGCAGATGAGAATGCTATGTGTGTCAGTGCAGCAGTTAATTTCAAACCATGCAAAAATGCTTTACGAGACAGCAGAATGTCACTCATTTTTCCATgacatttctcatttccttgtCTATAATGTAATAATGTCTGAAAGTTGTTTGTGTAAACCCCAGCGCTTCGGGAGGGGCATAGATCGCACAGCAGAACCTCATCAGCGTGACaaaaaaatggtgaaaatagaaggaagaaagaggcaAATGATATTTCTAGCAATCCTTGGAAAACATGGCGTTCCtaaacacttttatttttaaataaacatcaGTTGAAACTAGCATTGAATGGCAACCAGCACAAGagcattttttattactttgctGTCAGTAACATTGCTCCAGATAAAAGATGGAAGAGTGGTGATACAGCTGTGTGACAGAGCTTAGGAGATGTAGATGACAGAACAGGGAACACGGATATACGAATGGCAGAGGAATGGGAATCACTTACATCTCACGTATATGTTAAGGATGTGCACGGTGCATAGGAAGCTGAAATTTGCAGAAAGCCTCTTCTTCCAAAACAGGTGATTTCCAAATGCAGCAAAGTCTGCAAACGGCTAGCTTTACAAACCAGAGTTCAGGTCCTGTGCAAAATGCTCAGCAGCACTCAGGAATTTTGTGCCAGTCTTATTGACAGCCTCTTCGTTTTAATGACACCAATCTGAAGAAGACTGCATTTGCCAGAGTTGTAAATCAGATTAAGAAATGTGTGGAGAGAGGACTGAGCTCAAGCTGATGTCAGTAGAACTTGTATGAATATGATATACAAATAACATATTAAATAGAGAATGGTGGTTTAGCTGGAAGCAGAGCAAGAAAAATCTGATCGTATTGTCAAATACATCAGGagtaatattttctgtaaagcCCAAATGATTCACATAGCCTACATCTCATTCCCCAAAGTCTATCATAAGACAttcaagaaaattaatttgggttaattaaaaagacaaatttaaagTACATTAGGATATATCCACAGAGTGAAAACTATCAAGCTACCAAATATGCTTATCTGTAGTAGCTTTTGCATGTCCCTAGCTTGCTCCAAAGTGGAGCACATTAATTGGAACCCTCATGAAACTATAATCTCATtctttgttgggtttttttttctttttttcctttcatttctggctagctttctttttgtttttgctctcTTATACATTAGTTATATGTTAGATGCATGTTATTAATGAAGAGCAGTCCTGTTACTTCATTTGTAAGCTCACACGTATATCCAAGACTCCTTAGTTCCAAACAAGCCTGGACCTTGTTTAACAGCTGCCCATATTTCTATGCCTTTTAAAAAGTACTGAAGAATTATTTAACAAATAAAGCAGAAGGATGACAAAGCAGTAATGCTGGCCTTGAATCTTCCTCTGACACTGACCAAAGCTCATCAGCAAAATGCAGTAGTGCAGGCGCCTTCTCTGGCAGTGAGCATCCTAGCAGGCTATCGAAACACTGCCTTGCAGCTGGCAGAGCTACTGGCTTTGGGAACACACTGGAAGCTGTttacaaaaaaagtatttttaactCTAAGAGTGCTGCTTGGTTGATTTAACATCAGATATTCACTAGCTGCTGTCTGATTGTTGGGTCAGCAAATGGGATCTAGAAATTCTCTGAATTCTGAGTTTGCAGCGATAGATCTGTAGCAGCAAATTGCATAGAGCAATACTATCTGGTAAGAACAGAAAGCTGCCATTCTAAGCCTGGCATGTAGTTTAGGAGTTTAGGAAAAACTTATCAAGAACTGTTTACCTTACAGGAATACAAAGTAGGCTCAGTATGCGTAgtaaatttcatttctgaagtagTTTGTTGAATGCATGTAGGATAAAAACTGACTTCAGATAAATATTTGATGAGGTACTCTATTAACCCCAACATTTAGTGAGATATTTTATTAAGTATTTgtgcaaagagaacaaaatgagTTTCATTTGTCTTTAATTCGTCAAAGATAATTTTAAGAAATCCTTAAccttttcaaatgaatttcataataatattttgatttctaaTTTCACAGATAAAATGATCTATTGTTTCTAAATAAGCATGTTTCAGAAGGATCTCAATCtatgaagtattttgtttctcttgacTTCGCTGAAGTCTTGTGTATTCATAGGATGAATTCAAATAAATGATTAGGATTATCCCAACAGGacattttgcaatatttttgttagcattcccttttcttttcagtgctgaGACAACTGTACTTTATGCAAGATGTTACTGTAAGCAGAAAAGTCTTGATTCATCAATGTGTTACTGCAGAATTGCATCACTGTCATTCCAGTGTGAATGTCCAGGATCTTAAGTGTTCTCTTACAGTCATAATGAGTTCATTTGGATACTTAATTTTATGTCTTTGGCAACTTTTGGGGTTTTTAAAATTCCACAGTGATATTTCAAAAGCATAATGACTAAAAATGGAAAGTCCTCCTGTCCCAACAGTTCGGTAGAGAACAGTTGTCTCAGAGGAGGGGAAACATTCATTAGCTGCTGACTATTGGAGAGTCACAACCTCTAGGAGGAAGATAAGGAGTGTTTTGAATAGGATGCTATTTTTGTAGCTTTGTACTGATATGCTACCAGAAAAGTCAGCAATAGGCTGGTCTCATGAAATCCATTCTAGAATTGTAAGACTGTTACAGAGATCCTATGTTTGACAGagattgtaaaatatttctgatgaatttatattttgttctgttcaCAGTGTCAGCCAAACCAAGACCTCACAGTGATGAATATACAAAGAAGATTCCACCTCCTAAGCCGAAACGAAATCCAAACACTCAGTTAAGCACATCATTTGATGAAACTTACATCAAAAAGCATGGCCCTATGAAGACACCGCTCACTAGGGATGCGTCCTTGTCACAGGTCAGCAGTCCTGCCCCAGACACAGAAGAAGAAGAGCCTGTTTATATTGAAATGGTTGGGAATATACTCAGAGACTTCAAAAAAGATGAAGATGACCAAAGTGAAGCAGTCTATGAGGAGATGAAATACCCTATATTTGATGATGTAGGCCAAGATTCAAAATGTCAATGTGAATATGACCATCACACTTGTTCTTCTCAGTGTGCTACTCCCACAGTGCCTGACCTCGATTTCACCAAGACTTCAGTGCCATCTACTCCCAAGGGCTTGCTTTGTGATATACCCCCACCATTTCCaaatctgctttctcacagACCTCCACTGCTGGTGTTCCCACCAGCACCAGTGCAGTGTTCCCCAAATTCTGATGAGTCTCCTCTAACTCCGCTAGAGGTCACAAAGCTTCCTGTTTTAGAAAACGTGTCTTACATAAAACAACAAGCTGGAGCTTCTCCATCTTCATTGCCACCTCATACACCAGGCCAtcaaaaaatggagaaagagcaGATGGTATCTCATGGAACTAGCACCCCTGGGCACACCTCTTCACCTCCTCATCCTTCTACCTTATACAGAACACAGTCTCCACACGGTTATCCTAAAAGTCACTCTGCCTCACCCTCTCCTGTCAGTATGGGTAGGTCTCTTACCCCTTTAAGCCTCAAAAGACCTCCACCTTATGACTCTGTACATTCAGGAAGTCTCTCAAGAAGCTCTCCATCAGTGCCTCATTCTACAGCCCGAAATACATTGcaagaaggaggaaagatgGTAAATGTCTCAGTCAGTACCTACGGGTCATCATCTCAGAGCAGTTCCCGTTCTCGGACACCTACCAGTCCTCTGGAGGAATTAACCAGCCTCTTTACCTCAGGACGAAGTCTCCTGAGGAAGTCCTCCAGTGGCAGAAGATCTAAGGAACCTGCAGAAAGTAAGTTCttaatacaattatttttctcattcttactCATAGAATAACAACTTCCACTGTATTTTACTAAATCCAATACTTGGCAAAAAGCAAATACTGCAGAACTCTGAATTCCATATATAATTGTCTTGtaactagaagaaaaatgattttattaaaacTATGAATGTTGTTAAAGTTAGCGTTTCTAATCCTATATCTTAAAGATTTTTAAGCATGTGTACCACACTACAAAATCTTGTCAGACAGGTGTACAATTAATGGCTTGGTCTTGCAATAGGAGTCagttttcattaacttttccAGTCATAGCGGTCCCGTGTGAGTTGGGATTTTCTCAGTATCTCACCTTCTCAATTTTGCAATGGATTTTAAGATGATTGTCTGAGCAACTTGTAGTGAAATATCTAGACAGTAGTTTCTTTGGGCCTCTACTGATCACCCTTAACTTTACCAGTAATCACTACGTATATGGTGGAAACCAGAGATACCAGCTTAAAGCATTCCTCCTCTTCCCACTGCCTCCTCCTGTCCTGTACCACAGAATATCTCCTTCAGCTTTGACAGTGAGACTGTGAGACTGTGAATTAATATGAAAAGCAACATGACCTAAAACACATTACCCACACACAGAGGAAAGGATGGGAGGAAATCGTGTAGAAAAACCTTAAGCCAATATTGACTTTGAGTACACTGTATCATAAAACCATTGTGCATTCAGGTATACACAAAGCACTTCTTCTGAGCTAGTGAAATATGGAAGCTCCTAATGAAATCAGCAGGAGTCACAAGTGTGAGTGAAAACAGAATCTGGCACCAatatttctcttgaaaataaGTGTTCCTGTTCAATGGTCAAAAAGACTGTGTCTTGCAGCGGGACTCAGCCATAACACCTTTTGTCTGAGTGCAAAGTGTGCTCAGTATGCTTTCTCCTGTGACTTCCTTAAAATCACTTTATGACTTTGTAATCTAAATGCCTGCCTAGCAGAAAAGCTCTTTTCAAAAAACAACCAATTTTACATTTGTGTGAGTGCTACATTTTACCCATTTGGCAGCTATAACATGACAGACTGTAGTGGCTTTTGTCTGTTAAAAGAAAGTATTCTTGTTGCCAGGCTAATAAATTAATAGAGATCAGAGATGAATTTTCCACTGATTGCGTTTACGCTGCTCTGTTGCATTACTGGTAGCAGTGAGGTCAGGGCTGAACTTCATCACTTTGGGGCATACTCAGGGgactcacagcactgctctgagtATTCATGGACAGTCCTCGCCtgcttttcacctctgcttttcGATCACAGGCATCCCAGGCTGGTGTGGCCAGGTTACCTTGGTCTGCCTAATGCTGGTAGTGCAGAAGCTCAGGTGAGCAGTGGTTGATcacagtggtgacagtgggtgcCTGTGGTACCAGTAAGTGCATTGGCATCCTTCTAACACATCTCCTTGGTAAGCAGTTCACTTGAGTCCTTTTTTATGAGGGATGTGTTTTGGCATTTATAAATAATTGTGTAGTGACGTGGTAGAGAGATTTTAGCAAAGTGCAGACAAGTCTGAACATTCTTAAACACAATTCTTACAGATAAGTCAGTAGAAATTCTCTCTAAACTCCAAGCTATACCAGAGCTAGCGTTGAGTCTCATAAATGTGATGATTTCATGCTTACTGATGTGGGCAGAAGTACTAGGTTTGGAAACTATGGAAATACTTGTGATGAATCTGCCAAGTCCTGGGAAATTTCAGGAAATTGATGTGTGTCTTTCTCATACATAACTCCAAAAAGATCTCTGTATCCCACCTCACTGAAATAGAATGCAGACTATCAAAGGATATTTCAgtgatatatttaaaataaatcttgccCTGTGGATCTGTATCAAGAACAGCTTTCTTATTGGTCTTTCAAGGAGCATTCTGATTCCTCCTTAGGAAGTAGAAATGTCCTTGTCACTGTTAATAGTAATGTAATTGGTAATGGTAATACAAAAGAGTCATGAAATAGAAACGCTGTTCACTTGTTTTAGGGACAAAGCATGCATTTTATAAATGGAGACTAGTGGTGAAAAGACTCTGGAGCGCAGCTGTGTTGAGTAAACGAACAGACTGCCCATCTAATCTGATTGTAATTCATCTGGTATTTACAGTATGATTTAATCTCATGGGATTACTGCACTGAGGAAGGATCAGGTTTGTGCTCAGATATTGTAGAGGTAGAAGaccttttaaaatgcattgaaAACACATATAGGGCTAACATTCCATGTCCTGCAATTTTGTATTGAAATGGtctaccattaaaaaaaaaaaaaaacaaaaaaaaagccacaccTAAATTGTGGGATTTGAAAGTAGAATCCACCAAACTATCACATTTATACACTGTGGTAATATGGAGTGATAGCGAGTGTAGACTGGACTAATCATAAGATGTGATGAAGAAATCTTGCTCCTGTAAATCACACTGGAAGCTTCAAGTAATTCAGTTTTGAATTAGTTTTTTAAGCTATGGGAGAGCAAATGCATAGCATGGGACTTGCAGGGACTGCCATGTTTTTATACTTGTCACTTCAGTGTAATTTGGTTTCAGCATAAAGAACAAATTCCAGAATCCAGAGgctaataaacaaacaaagcagaagctAAGTGGCTCTTATAAAATTGTGCTAGGAAGCTAAGAATATGTGCTTCTAAACTATGAAATTATTCTGAGCACATCTTATTGAATCCTCTAAGATTCAACCCCCTGTGACTTGTCTGAAGCTCTCACTGCCATATGCTAGTCCCAAAAAAAGCACAATCCTACATTTTATATTCAGCTGAgtgtatttggaaaatattgcAGCAGTTACAGAGAAAATTCTCTCTCATCTTTATTGTTATTACTGCAACTGACTTTGTGGAAATTTTGCACTTGAGTCCAAATTCAGAATTTATTCACTGTCTTTTAGTTTGTAGCAATTTTGAGTGGGCTTCTTTTTGAGGAAGGAGACTGCACAAAGCTTATTTCCTCTGAGTTAAAGCTGCCCTACTCCTCCTTtgtgtattattttctttgttctggcATTTTCCCCTTATTTTCCCCTTCCATTTTATTACTGTAGAGTTCATTGGAATTAGATTAGTGGGAAATTGGGATAAATCAGTGATACAAAGGAGACTGCGACCTTAGGGCCACATTATCTGAAGACAGGAGATTCTGCTGAAGCCTCAGCCCTGTTACTGAGCTCACTCAGCATCCgctggctgcagctgtgatGTGCATATCTAGATTTTACAGGCTGTTCACTTATTGTGCTGTGTTCCAGCAAAAGTTCTCTTGTGTGCTGTTAGCATCTTAAATATGCATTGAGGCACAATTATGAAAGTGGAGagagaagaacaaaggaaaataaattgtaagGCCaagtcagaaatgaaaatgtggaaGATGATcacaaagaaaggcagaaaaatggagagaaacctacggaaaactgaagaaagatgtcaagcatgaaaatgtgaagtagaaaagataaatattattATTCATCAGTACATGTGTGAGGTAACATGGTTGCATGCCCAAACAGTTTGCAGAGCCCTACAAAAACTGATGTCAACCTCAAAGGCTAAGGGGAAGCTGTTCAAAAGGTATCTGCTTCCATCATCTGctttccttgtggtacactgCAAACTTTTCTAATGCATTTGGAAGATGTGTGTGCCCACTGTTACGTGCTCTGTTGAACAAGATCCCTTTGCTTTCAGTGTATGCACTGTCTGTATTACCCATGTCCTTCATAAatatggagagagagagagaaggtaAGAACAGTGTTGAGATTTTTGGGgatatttgctattttttctgcactACAGAGATGTGTATCGCTGTGGGAAAGTATCAAACTGATGCTTTTGCATGTAGGCATACCCACAcattgaaaagcaaaacatggaGAAGCTGCTGGTGCGTATCTAAACTGCACTTACCCCAAGGCAATACAGTTTTTCTGGGTGAAATGACTGTGAACCCTTTCCAGGGTTGACCAACCCTCTCTGTCTGTGTGTtggttgttttcatttgttaaaaCTTCAGTTTCCTCCTAACTTCCTTGGAACTTCATGTCTGTTTTGAGCTAATTTTCAAGTGTTCCTCCTAATGAATTGCAGAACATCTCTCTGTTGCGTGTTCTGTGTCTGTCCATGACACATAAGATTAGCTCACACAGTGCAGGGCAG
This region includes:
- the NYAP2 gene encoding neuronal tyrosine-phosphorylated phosphoinositide-3-kinase adapter 2; the protein is MGWNAGPTHGLQQAGEILRQSNHVGWKQQLRIGGEVVRGNEGSYVGKHFRMGFMTMPAPQDRLPHPCSSGFAVRSQSLHSVGGTDDESSSSRKQPPPKPKRDPNTKLSTSSETVNTGTTSKSGKLPDRTEVSAKPRPHSDEYTKKIPPPKPKRNPNTQLSTSFDETYIKKHGPMKTPLTRDASLSQVSSPAPDTEEEEPVYIEMVGNILRDFKKDEDDQSEAVYEEMKYPIFDDVGQDSKCQCEYDHHTCSSQCATPTVPDLDFTKTSVPSTPKGLLCDIPPPFPNLLSHRPPLLVFPPAPVQCSPNSDESPLTPLEVTKLPVLENVSYIKQQAGASPSSLPPHTPGHQKMEKEQMVSHGTSTPGHTSSPPHPSTLYRTQSPHGYPKSHSASPSPVSMGRSLTPLSLKRPPPYDSVHSGSLSRSSPSVPHSTARNTLQEGGKMVNVSVSTYGSSSQSSSRSRTPTSPLEELTSLFTSGRSLLRKSSSGRRSKEPAESKFLIQLFFSFLLIE